The Equus quagga isolate Etosha38 chromosome 2, UCLA_HA_Equagga_1.0, whole genome shotgun sequence genome has a window encoding:
- the LOC124235884 gene encoding zinc finger and SCAN domain-containing protein 20-like isoform X2 → MVKNSQPEPEEQLNHDPGVEVLCFHKSALPDACALGLPVEESSGDQRMMSSSQEAQRQLESGQRSHREVTWENSAKGALLDFPAHRPSVSSHMEQEESPESPDLQHSRDESVRDTLVAAGRVKPGQGPILRKAKTWDELEWQGLEDEKVAGVHWGYEETKTFLDILSESWIHEKLRTYHRNRQVYRLVAERLRERGFLRTLEQCRYRFKNLQTNYRKARSTHMPDTCPFYDEMDALMCPRAATSVLEVAGGVLGQRDHDTEHEELQSGCWDQEAAALAKAVLGGGSEKQGRSLGRRAASVEGPSEAVTDDSEGEELGAEEGSASPGLPALFRSPTGVHWGYEETKIFLGILGEPYIHEKLRTCHQNRQVYRLVAERLRACGFLRTLEQCRYRFKNLQTNYRKARSIHAPGTCPFYDEMDALLGPWALTNTFDALEVAGGLLQDRGDSKENSKAMLEGVTGDGNKAEEEPRSLGPPALRTRPSGLPRPQPDGLSRLERSAELWSHGPWVFEEIRETSSADPETRTENEENLSQDISEEVGLPGALLERSKMDVSQSFNWKKDQESEYEAEKQREIPLEDGQGWLSPPERDLGKFIGPQGTYVEEKSNTHCECGKHSSQSSHSAAHRFAHSGEKRPYKCGCCGRSCARSRRLVCQQRMHTGGKPCACPACGKGFSDHPNLTAHQTIHTVEKPYKCGECWKSFNQSSSLIMHQRIHTGEKPHKCSECGKSFTSSSHFSAHWRTHTGDKPYQCPECGKKFSKSSTLTSHQRIHTGEKPYECLECGKSFSDRSNLITHRRIHTGERPYKCGECGKSFNQSSSLIIHQRIHTGEKPYACADCGRRFNNSSHFSAHRRTHVGERLQMWEK, encoded by the exons ATGGTGAAGAACTCACAGCCAGAACCAGAAGAACAATTGAACCACGACCCCGGAGTAGAAGTTCTATGCTTCCACAAGAGTG ccctgcctgATGCTTGTGCTCTGGGCCTTCCTGTGGAAGAGAGCAGTGGTGACCAGAGGATGATGAGCAGCTCCCAG GAGGCACAGAGGCAACTGGAATCTGGACAGAGGAGCCACCGGGAAGTAACTTGGGAGAATTCTGCCAAGGGGGCCTTGCTAG ATTTCCCGGCCCACAGACCCAGTGTGAGCTCCCACATGGAGCAGGAGGAAAGCCCAGAGAGCCCAGATCTTCAGCACTCCAGAGATGAGAGTGTGAGAGACACCCTGGTGGCGGCGGGAAGAGTCAAGCCTGGCCAGGGGCCCATCTTGAGAAAAGCCAAGACCTGGGACGAGCTGGAGTGGCAGGGTCTGGAGGATGAGAAGGTGGCAGGGGTGCATTGGGGCTATGAGGAAACGAAGACTTTTCTGGATATTCTCAGTGAGTCCTGGATCCACGAGAAACTCCGCACATACCATCGGAACCGCCAAGTCTACCGGCTTGTGGCCGAGCGGCTGCGAGAGCGCGGCTTCCTGCGGACCTTGGAGCAGTGTCGCTACCGGTTCAAAAACCTCCAGACCAACTACCGCAAAGCCAGGAGCACTCATATGCCAGACACCTGCCCCTTCTATGATGAGATGGATGCCCTCATGTGCCCACGGGCTGCCACCTCCGTTCTAGAGGTGGCAGGGGGTGTGCTTGGGCAGAGGGACCATGACACAGAGCATGAAGAGCTGCAGAGTGGTTGCTGGGACCAGGAGGCGGCAGCGCTGGCCAAGGCTGTGTTAGGAGGCGGATCAGAGAAGCAGGGGCGGAGCCTGGGCCGCAGAGCAGCATCTGTAGAAGGGCCTTCAGAGGCTGTGACGGACGATTCTGAGGGGGAAGAACTGGGCGCTGAAGAAGGGTCTGCAAGCCCTGGTCTCCCAGCCCTGTTTCGGAGCCCTACTG GTGTGCACTGGGGCtatgaagaaactaaaattttCCTGGGAATTCTCGGTGAGCCCTACATTCATGAGAAACTCCGCACCTGCCATCAGAACCGCCAAGTGTACCGGCTTGTGGCCGAGCGGCTGCGGGCATGTGGTTTCTTACGGACCCTGGAGCAGTGTCGCTACCGGTTCAAAAACCTCCAGACCAACTACCGCAAAGCCAGGAGCATCCACGCTCCAGGCACCTGCCCCTTCTATGACGAGATGGATGCCCTGCTGGGTCCCTGGGCCCTCACCAACACCTTTGACGCCTTAGAGGTGGCGGGGGGCCTTCTGCAGGATCGAGGGGACTCCAAAGAGAACTCGAAGGCAATGCTGGAAGGTGTGACAGGGGATGGTAACAAAGCGGAAGAGGAGCCCAGGAGCCTTGGCCCCCCGGCTTTGAGGACGAGGCCCAGTG GGCTTCCACGTCCCCAGCCAGATGGGCTCTCAAGGCTGGAGAGAAGTGCAGAGCTCTGGAGTCACGGTCCCTGGGTCTTCGAGGAAATTCGGGAAACCTCCTCTGCAG ATCCTGAAACAAGGACAGAGAATGAGGAGAACTTGAGCCAGGACATTTCAGAGGAAGTAGGACTCCCCGGGGCGTTGTTAGAAAGATCCAAAATGGATGTCTCCCAGTCCTTTAATTGGAAGAAAGACCAGGAAAGTGAATATGAGGCAGAAAAGCAACGGGAAATACCCTTAGAAGATGGACAAGGGTGGCTCTCTCCTCCAGAAAGAGACTTAGGTAAATTCATAGGTCCTCAGGGAACCTATGTAGAAGAAAAATCCAACACACACTGTGAATGTGGAAAACATTCCAGCCAGAGCTCACACTCAGCCGCCCACAGGTTCGCCCACAGTGGAGAGAAAAGGCCTTACAaatgtggctgctgtgggaggaGCTGTGCCCGGAGCCGCCGTCTGGTTTGCCAGCAGAGGATGCACACCGGGGGGAAGCCCTGCGCGTGCCCCGCCTGTGGGAAAGGCTTCAGCGATCACCCTAACCTCACGGCTCACCAGACAATCCACACTGTAGAAAAGCCCTATAAATGTGGAGAGTGCTGGAAAAGCTTCAACCAGAGCTCAAGCCTTATCATGCACCAGAGAatccacacaggagagaaaccccaTAAGTGTAGTGAGTGTGGAAAAAGTTTCACCAGTAGCTCGCACTTCAGCGCCCACTGGCGAACGCACACTGGCGACAAACCCTACCAGTGCCCTGAGTGCGGGAAAAAGTTCAGTAAGAGCTCCACTCTCACCAGCCACCAGAGGATccacacaggagaaaaaccctaCGAGTGTCTTGAATGCGGGAAGAGTTTCAGCGACCGCTCAAACCTCATTACCCACCGGCGCattcacactggagagagacCCTACAAATGCGGAGAGTGTGGGAAGAGCTTCAATCAGAGCTCAAGTCTTATTATCCACCAGAGGATCCACacgggagagaagccctatgcGTGTGCTGACTGTGGAAGGCGATTCAACAACAGCTCACACTTTAGTGCCCATCGGAGGACCCACGTGGGAGAGAGGCTCCAAATGTGGGAGAAATAA